The genomic stretch CTCTCAAGTGATTTGGCCGGTGGGAACCGGCCCTACTCCGAACGCCTACTCGCAATTCAAGCTGAGTCGGAATACGAGTCGACTGTCGACACGAAGTGATAGGACAGTGGATTTCACTACGTCCCCACTCGCCGTTACAAACTTGACGGCCCACTAAAAACGAACCACTTCTTTGCCTGCCTTTGTCAACATCGCTTTGAAGGTCTTCGGGTCAAGTTCGTTCGTAAGAAGTCTGATGGAGCCGTCAGCCAGGCACGCATGAAATCCTGGTAGCCCATCTGCAAACGACATGGGGTTGTCAGGGTCGATGGCCAGACCATCCGGTTGTGTCCAAATCGCTGCGTGTTCGGCATTGGTTTCAAGCAACAGGATGGTATTGGCCGTGCCGTCCATGATGTCACGAAAACGAACTTCCTTTCCTGGGGAAAATACGTATTCGTCTCCAGACGGTTCCCGATAGACCGTTGAACCCGGTTCGACAGAAAGACGAGGGTTGACGAATGTTTCAGGCATCTCGGTGATCAGTTCGCGGTTGTGTGGACTATCCCAAGCCTCATCAAGATGGAATCGTTCATACAACGCCTGGTGCTCTAGAAATGGTAAAATCTCCACTCGCCAACTCAGTAGCGGCTTGCCGTTGGGATCATTGATCGTGCCCGGCATCCGCTTGTAAACGGAATGATGGTTGTGGATGGCCAGGGCAAGTTGCTTCATATGGTTGGCTGACGTTGTACGCCGCGCCGCTTCTCTGGCGGCTTGAACGGCTGGCAAGAGTAACCCCACCAGCACGCCTTGAGTGGCAATGCCTGTGGTTGCGGGGCCACTGATCGTCAGTTTGCGTCCGTCGCGTTCGGGAGTTAGCAATTGAAGGATTCGGTCGGCCATTCGATCGGCATAGGCACGCGAAGCCTCGGTCACGGCATCGTCACCCTGCAATTGTTGGTTCGCTTGTGCCAATCCGATCTGGCGTCCCATTTGCAAACCACGGTCAAGGATCGCCGACAATTGCTCTGCGGACGCGTCATCTCGTCCTAACATGATCAACTTGGCTCCGTCGACTTCGTTGGCCAAGTCGATCTGCACGAGCACTGCGTCGAGCAGATCGGGAATCTTTGTAAATTCCTGCAACGGAGGGGGAACTTGATCAGCCTTGCTTTGCAGTGCCCCCTTGATCAACGGGCGAACGGGCTCGACAGCCATCAACATGCTTACGTTCCCCGTGTGGCTGACCGCAGCTGCCATTTTCGCGAGCGGGCCATTCGGGCTTTCAGGGCTCGCCGCCCGCAGCACCGCGTCGAGGTAGTTGTCCGTTGCAATCACAAGCGTCCGTGCGTCCTGGAACATCATTGCCGTATCCGGAGGGTTGCGCAACCGATAGGCGCTGTGCCCGTCGACATCGATCGGCTCTTTTGACGCGAGCAAATTTGCATTCACGTTGTCGATCGAACCGTCGTTTCGCAGCGACACGATGATTGCCAACATCGGCCCGCCGGGTCCAGGTGCCCCCGCAACGACCTTCAGCCGGTCAACATTGCTCGGTACGATGCCGACGTGCTCTTTGCACCACGCCTCCGCCACCTCGATCGGATACATTTCCGCGACGGGGTTGGCGATTGTATCCGCAACCGTCATGACGACAGTCACCACCGCGTCGGTCGGGATGTATTCGCTGCCGATCTTCGATACCCCTGAACGGCTGGAGTTTGACTGAGCCGAGCAGACCGCGGTTAGGAGCAAGCAAGTGGAGAGAATCGCAGAGCGTTGGAGCAGCCTGGTTTGCGGGAGCAGCATGGTGAGGTTCCTTGACGAGGAGAAACAGAAGCTGTGATACCCGTGAGTCTATCACAATCCCATCCCCCCCGGTGGAATGTCCTCAGGGCCAGCAGCGAGGTTGCAGCAGGAACGCCGGAATACGACAATCGATAGACGCGGCGGAATACGATCCCGACCTCTAACAGGAGATCCCCCATGGCGCTACCGCAATGTGAGACTTGCTGGTTTCGATCAAAGTGCGACAAGAACCCAGCCTCCCTTCTCGGACGACTGTGGCGTTTTCACGCTCGTTTTTGTCCAGGTTGGAAACGCTACATCACATCTTTACCCGACGAGCAGCGGAAGGAGCTGGCACGAAAGTACCATTTGACCAAGTTTCTTTAGGATCGTTTCTTTAGGATCGAACGTCCCGTGCAAAAGGCGGCACCTGTTTTTCAGCTCGATGCTTAGCATCGCGTGAACAACAAGTGACGACTTTGGTAGTGGACGAGGCCACGAGTCCCGTGTTACAGGACTCGTGGCCTCGTCCACTACGTTAGTAATTGATCCCGCGATGCTTAGGCTCTCGCCCTAGCGCTGACCAACGGAAGGATCGGAGATGAGCTTGGCCATCTCGCGTCCTGCGCCGCAGCTTTGCTTGTAGTAGTCAAGCTCGTCGTGCGCGATCCCGATGGAACGGGAGCAATCGCGGGCACGTAGGTTGATTTGCGTGCCATCGACTCGAGGTGCAAACGATTGCATCCTGCCAAGTCCAAGGGCGACAGCGCCTCGCACCTTGTCAATGAACCAGTACCGTTTGAGGACGATGTCGCGCTGGTTGTACATGAGTAGCAGGTCTTCGATGTTGGATGTCGCCAAGCCGTGGTATTCCCCCGGGGACAGCCAATCTCGTTCGACAGCTGGGGCGATCAGCCCAACATCCACCTTGGCGCTGCGTACGGATTCGCCGGGAAGCGTGCGATGGCCCAAGGAGCCGCCAGCCAAGGCGTGTAGGGAGCCCGTCACGACTCGCCCGCCCAAACTGTAGCCGATCAATTTTGTTTTCACCGATCGACGTACCTGTTCGCGGAGCAACCAAGCGAGATAGAGCCCTTGAGTGTCCGCATACTTGGCTTTTTCACGGACATCGCGTGTGATGAACTCCGTCCGTTCACTCGGCCAGCTCCAGATCACCCAATCGACTGGCCCGCTGCAACGCCGAGCCTCCGTTTGGCGGTAGACATACAGCCCTCGTTCGACTGCTTCGCAATAGTCAAAACGATAGCCGTGAACATAAATCACCAACGGTCGGTCGCTGCGAATCTCGGCCAAGTATTCTCCGAGAGACGAGCGCGTCGTGGCGCCATTGCATGTCATGCGAGCAACGGTAAACGCAGGGGCGTCAAGATCGGCACAACACGTACACTGCGTCATCGACCGCGTGTTGATCAACCAAATTCGATCTCCCAGCTGGGCCGGAAGGTTCGCGGGCAGTGCCGCGTTGATTTGCTGTGGAGGGGGTAGAGTCGATGCGTGTGGGCTGGAGAGCTTCTCGCTCGGCGCTTCAATACTTGTAGCGGGCTCTGCGCAAACAGAGATCGCCATCGCCATCAAGAAGGCGAGCGTAGACAACGGTCGGTTGTAGTGACGAAGCATGGTCATCTGTGGGCGGGCAAAACGACAGCAGGAGTGAGGCGTGCAAGCGTGACAACAAATTGTTGCAGAAAAAACACGATGTTGCGTTTGCACATCATCGAATACGACCTAGTTTTTACTGGTTCCTCGTTTGGGAACACCGAATAAGCTCACTATGCAAGTCAAGGGAAAAAGAATGAATACTCGCATTATGTCGATTCTGGCATCTGCCATGCTGTTGACTGTCAGTTCGGGGTGCGGAACATTGAAACAATTTTGTTTTGGTCGCGGCGCAAAATGCGGTTTGTGCAAGAGCACCTACACCCCCTACACGGCTGCACCCTATGCTGCCGCACCCCAGCCGGCACCTTATGCTCCGGCGCCTTACGCTCCCGCACCCTATGCACCTACGACGCAAATCCCTCAGCAGCCGCTTGTGATGGTCGGACCTCAACCTCAACCGCGTTGTGGCCTACTGAATCGGCCTCGTTGTGGCCTGTTTAATCGTCAGCAACCGGCTGCACCCCATTACAGCGCACCGACTTGTTGTCATCCCCAATGCGGTGCGGCAACCATGGCGGAGTGTTGTCCGTCTTGTTCCGATTGCTACGGTGGATACGGCAGCTATGGCAACTGCGGCCAATGCGAGACGGGATATGGATCATGCTATGGCGAAGAAGTCGGCGGTTGCCATTGCGGCTCTTCAATGAATTCGTACGGTCCGATTGTCAGCGATCCTTATTTGTCGGGAGAGGTCGTTGGCGGCGGTATTCCTTACAACGAGCAAATCATTGGCGGCGGTATTGTTGGCGGTGAAGTCTATCACGGCCAAACCTACGGCAGCGGAACAACGCTATCGGATGACTTCGATGCTCGTGGTGATCGCATCATCAACGCCGAGCCGTTGCCTCCGGGAGCCGTTCCTGTGCCGCAGTCCCAGTTCCAAAACTAGAAGAACGACGGATAGGATCCTCGTTTGGTTGAACTATCCTTAGAAATAGTGAGCGACGGTCGAAGTCCTGTTGGAGTCAAATCCAATGGTGCTTCGACCGTTTCGGTTATTTGCTCCTCGCATAACAGGCGACTGTGATCATGTATTCAAAAAAGTCGGCACGCCCGATCGTCAATCGGCGGACCTTACTAAGCACCGCGTTGTGGTGTGCGGGTGTCGGTGCACTTCGTTGGAGTCGTCAATCGGTGGCCGATGACACGGTCGTGAGTGGTTCTCCCGGCACGGAGGAGGAGCCATCGGGATCCTCGGACGGTACGGCTGACGCTTCAAGAATCACCTACGATTCGCCACAAACCAACACGTGGCGGATCGGGATGGTGCTGGACCCACCGGTAACTTGCACCGATGTCTTTGCCACGTTCCCGGTGCCAACGAACTGGCCGGAGCAGAAGGTGACGGTCGTCAGCCAAACGATCGATCCGCTGGTGGCGGGTTGGGAAGTGCGCGAGTTGGCCAGCGGTGTGAAACAGGTTGCATGCCGGATGCCGCGGGTGCCTGCGGGGACTCGAGCCGAAATTTCGTTTACGATGCAGATCGAGCGATCGCGGATGCTTGCACCGGAAAGAACCGACGATTTGGTCATCCCCCTTCGTCCCGACCGCGAATTGCGTGCCTATTTCGGAAACAGCCCGAACATTGACGCCACGAATTCAATCATTCGAGCGGCGTCACGCGAATTGGCGGCGATGGAAGCAGAAAACGACTGGCAGCGGGTCGAGCAGATCTACGATTACGTACGCGAGAAGGTTGAGTATGTCGAAGGCGACCTAAAAAACGCATCGGTCGCCCTGCGAGACGGCAAGGGGGACTGCGAGGAGATGACCAGTCTGTTTGTTGCGCTGTGTCGCAATGCCAAGGTGCCATCGCGAATGGTCTGGATCCCCGGACACTGCTACCCCGAGTTTTATCTGGAAGACGGTGAGGGCAACGGTCACTGGTTTCCTTGCCAGGCCGCCGGGACACGCCAATTCGGCCAAATGGATGAGTACCGGCCGGTGCTGCAAAAAGGGGATCGATTCAAGGTCCCCGAAAAACGAACCCCCGTTCGCTACGTCGCCGAGTTCTTCAAGTGCGAGCGGAAAGGCAAAAGTAACCCGAATCCCGAGTTCATTCGCCAAGTGGTGCCGTAGGTTTTCGGTCGTGAAACTCGTTTTTTTGAACGATCTGATTCGATCGTCGGAAATCAGCGTTGACACTTTGGCCACACGGTTGTTAATCCCGCTTTCACAGTCACACCTGTGGCTCGATGAACAAACCATAACAGGGGCTTCATCGTTGGTGAACGCTTTGCGGGAATCGTTCGCTGGCCTCCCAACGTGGTCGGAGCGTCCATGGTTTAGCACGACGGTTTCTGGGTCAATCGTCTCGCTAAGCTGCTCCACGATGAAGCTTCCTCTGTGCATCGGGGTGTTGCCGTTTTGGGTCAACACCCCGATGCCAGGATACACCCCGGTTTCCGCTGCCCAAATTCGCTGAGCAAGAAGCGACTGCGCCTGCACCCCATGACTGCTGAAACGCCTGACCAAAATGACGATTCGTCACCTCTCGAATTGGACCAAGAGGGGGTGGCCAGCGAAATGTGGGACGCTGATTCGCTTGAAGCGTTTCAGGCTCAGCAAGGTTTGGCGAAACAGCGTCGGCGGCGAGCCATGTTGGTCGCGCTGTTGGCCGTCTCGTTCGTCGGTACCGTGGTCTATGCTTGGAAAAACAACGGCGAACCGGCCCCGGTGACGATCGATTTGGCTCCCGAAATCAAGTTCGAGCGATTGTTATTCCGGCTGAAGATGGAACACAACAAGAAGCTACACATCGAGGATTTCATCGTCACCGATGACATGCTGAAACAGTTGGAAGCCTATCCTGAATTTGAGACGGTCATTCTCGATCAAGGCCAGGTAAGCGACGCATCGATGAAGGTGCTCTGTTCGCTACCCAACTTGCAACACCTTCGACTCCGACTTTCACCGATTTCCGATGAGGGTCTCAAGACGCTTGGCGGATGCCAATCGCTGTGGTTCTTGAACTTGCCACATTCCTTATGCACGTCGGCAGGCGTTGCCGAGCTGAAAGCGATCCCTCAACTTCGGCAACTTCGACTCGGGTCCCGCAACCTCAGCAACGAGGTGACACGCGATATCGCGACTTTGAAAACCCTCCGAGGAATCCATCTGATTGACGTACCGGTAACCGATGAAGGACTGAAAACGCTTACAACGTTGCCCTACCTTGAATCGCTCTATTTGGACAACAGTGCGGTCACGGAGATTGGTTGGCAATGGCTTTACGCAAATCATCCCCAATTGCACGTGCATGTGAACCAGCGTCATAACGACTATGACCCTAAAGCCCACAACCATCACTAAACGATCGATTTCGCTTGCGGAATCGCTTTTAACACGAAGTCACACACCATGAATCCCCGTATCGAAGCGCTTCGATCATTGCTTGACTCGCTCAAAGTGGATGCGATGTTGGTGACCGACGAGATCAACGTCCGCTACCTTTCCGGCTTTACTGGCGATAGCTCCTACTTACTGATTGGGCCCTCGGAAACCCGAATGCTGAGCGATGGTCGGTACGAAATTCAGTTGGCCGAAGAGTGCCCCGGTTTGCAGACCCTGATTCGTCCGCCCAGCCAATTACTGGTGGACTTGGTTCAAGAGGTGATCAATAGTTCCCCTTATGGTCCAATTGGAATCGAGGCGGGCCACGTCACCTTAGCGCAGTACCGCGAGTGGTGCGAGAAGTGCCCCTCCGTTGAATGGATCGAAACCTCTTCGACGGTGGAGCAGTTGAGAATGGTCAAGGACGAGGGGGAGATCAAGATCATCCGCGAGGCGGTGTCGATCGCCGAACGCTGCTTTCAATCGCTGATGCCGATGCTGACGACGAAATGGACGGAGCGGCAGATCGCTCATGAGTTGGAGTCAAGAATGCGATTCTTGGGCGCCGAATCGGCAAGTTTTAAGCCGATCGTGGCGTTGGATGCTGCGGCCGCACTTCCCCACTATCAGCCAGCGGAGGTCAACATTCCGTCCACCGGAACCCTCTTGATCGACTGGGGAGCCAAGTTTCAGGGCTATGCCAGCGATTTGACGCGAACGATGACGATTGGGCCAATTTCGCAGGCTTTTCAACGAGTCTATTCAGCGGTGTTGGAAGCACAATTGGCCGCAATTGAAGCGATCCGCCCCGGCGTCGAAGGCAAGCAGGTTGACGCAATTGCCCGTGGAATGCTTGAAAAAGCAGGCTTTGGCAACGAGTTTAACCATGGACTCGGCCATGGAATTGGCCTACAAATCCACGAATCTCCTCGAATGAGCGCCAACTGCGATCAAATCCTGCAACCTGGCATGATTGTGACCGTTGAACCCGGCGTCTATTTGCGAGATCAGTTCGGTATTCGGATTGAGGACGACTGCTTAGTGACCGCAACGGGCTGCGAAGTGCTCAGCGGTTTGGCAAAGGGCCTCGATGATTGTCGCGTTGTGCTGTAAAACTTGGCCTTTCAAAAATCCGTTTTCGGGCGAGTCCCCATTTTAACCATGAACGTCAATGCTACTGACGGTGAATCAAATATGAGTAAAGGCGGAAAGCCGAGCCAGAACGTGTTCGATATTGAACGGCTCCGGACCATTATCGAGTTGATGGAAGAACACGAATTGTCAGAAGTTGACCTGCAACAGGGTGACGAAAAGATCAAATTGAATCGTGGCGCCGCTGCCCCGGCGGTGGTCCATCATGCCGCTGCGGCCGCGATCTCGTCGCCCGCAACGGCGGTGCCTGCCAGCGAAACGGACAAACACGCAGGCACGGTGACCATCAATGCGCCGATGGTCGGAACCTTTTACGCCAAAGCGACACCGGAATCGCCCCCCTTCGTGAAGGTCGGCCAACGTGTCAGCGAAGACACCATTGTTTGCATCGTTGAAGCGATGAAGGTGTTCAACGAGATTCCCGCCGAGTGCTCCGGGACGATCACCGAGATTTTGGTAGTCGACCAACAAGCGGTTGATTTTGGAAAACCCATGTTCCGCGTCGATCCTAACGCGTAATCGCATTCGCAGAGAACTTCTCTTGATCAAGAAAATCCTAATCGCCAATCGTGGCGAAATAGCCTTACGTGTGATCCGTGCATGCCGTGAAATGGGCATCCGCTCGGTGGCCGTGTACAGCCAAGCCGATGCCGACTCGATGCACGTCCGATTGGCCGACGAAGCCTACTGCGTCGGCAAACCACGCAGTGCCGATAGCTACTTGAAAATCGACCAAATCATCGCCGCAGCGGAAGTCGCCGGCGTTGACGCGATTCATCCCGGCTATGGTTTCCTGGCCGAGAATGCCCATTTTAACGAAGTGTGTCGGTCGAGCGGATTTGAGTTCATCGGTCCGAGTCCCCAAGCGATGGAAAAGCTGGGCGACAAGAATACCGCGCGGAAGATGGCGATCGAAAACGAAGTTCCCGTCGTCCCCGGCAGCGACGGGCTGATCGAAAATGACGCCGATGCCATCGCCACCGCTGCGAAGATCGGCTATCCCGTTTTGATCAAAGCAACCGCGGGCGGTGGCGGTAAGGGAATGAGGGTGGCCGAGGACGAAGCATCGCTTGCCACCGCATTTTCCCAAGCTCGAAAGGAAGCGGAAGCGGCCTTTGGCAATGGTGGATGCTATCTGGAAAAGTACATCGGCTCCCCACGGCATATCGAAGTCCAAGTGATTGCGGACAATTATGGCAATGTGTGCCATTTGTTCGAGCGTGATTGCAGCGTCCAGCGGCGGCACCAGAAATTGATCGAAGAAGCGCCGAGCCCAAGCTTGCCAGCGGATCGACGTGAAGCGATTTGCGCCGCAGCCGTCCGAATGATCAAAGGTGCCGAGTACAGCAACGCGGCGACCGTCGAGTTCATCGTCGATGCCGACAATAACTTTTACTTCATCGAAGTCAACGCGCGCATCCAAGTGGAGCATCCCGTCAGCGAGATGGTCACGGGGGTCGATTTGATCCGTGAACAGATTCGTGTTGCCGGCGGCGAGAAACTGTCTTTCACGCAAGACCAAATTGAGTGTCGCGGCGTGGCGATGGAGTGCCGGATCAACGCGGAAAACCCCGACAAAAATTTCCAACCGAACCCGGGAAAGATTCTCAAGATCTTTATTCCTGGCGGACTCGGTGTCCGTTTTGATTCGCACGTGTACGCTGGCTACACCGTCCCCGCCTACTATGACTCGATGATCGGCAAGTTGATTGTCTACCGCTCGACTCGTGAAGAAGCGATCGCGACAATGCGACGAGCGTTGATGGAACTCCAAGTCGAGGGTATCGCGACCACCGCCTCGTTCCATGACCAAGTGTTGCAACACGCCGAGTTCGTCGAAGGTCGTCACGATACGAAGTTCGTCGAGCGCGAATTCCTTTCGTAGTGCGGCACGGCCGCATGCGAAGTGAGGTACCGATCGAATCACGTTCGCTCGCTGCCGTTGGTCGCTCGAATCGTGTTGGAGGGGCATCCCATTCAGTGATCATTGATGTAATGCGAACCAAGGCAAACAACATGTTTCAGCTCGTGGTCGGAACGAACAACCCCAAGAAGCTGATCGAGTTGCGTTTGCTTCTTCCTGAGGATCAGATTCGGCTACGGTCGCTTGCTGAGATTCCCAATTCGATCGACGTCGAAGAGACTGGAGCAACGTTTGCGGAAAACGCGGCGATCAAAGCGACCGAACAGGCGAAGCGACTTGGCCAATGGGTGGTTGCCGAGGACAGCGGATTGACGGTCGATGCGTTGGGTGGTCGGCCCGGTGTCTACTCGGCACGTTATGCAGGCGAGCATGGCGATGACGAAGCGAATAACGACAAGCTGCTGAGAGAATTGGCGGAGGTTCCGGATGAAAAACGGATCGCGCACTTCAACAGCTACCTGTGCCTTTCCGATCCCAATGGCGATGTCCGGATCGAAACGAATGCTCGATGCACCGGACGAATCGCACACCAGCGACAGGGTACAGCCGGCTTCGGGTACGATCCGCTTTTCATCATTCGCGAATACCATCGTACGTTTGGCGATCTGGATCTGGCAGTCAAGCGAGCGATTAGTCATCGGTCACGGGCTCTGCGACAGTTCGTTCCACGTTTGCTCCGATTGATTGAGACGGAAAGTGTTTGACGTTCTCTTTGAAGACAACCATTTGTTGGTGGTCGATAAGCCCGCCGGTTTGGCGACGATGGGGGCCGAAGGGGAGCAGACGCTCCACTGGCTCGGCTGCGAGTACTTGCGAACACGCTACAACAAGCCTGGACGGGCCTTTTTAGGGATTGTCAGTCGACTCGACGCGATGACCAGCGGAGTGATCGTGATGGCCAAAACGAGCAAGGCGGCGTCCCGATTGGCACCCCAGTTCTCGGGTCAAGGAAACAACCGGGCATCCAAAATCTACCTTGCCATGCTCGAGGGTGCACTCCGCGACGAGGCAGGCGAACGGAGTGATTTCGTCATCAAAGATGATGCCGCACGGCGGATGCGCGTTTGCGGCGAATCGACCCCCAATGCACTGTTGGCAAGGCTGCGGTTTGCGACCCTCGCGAAATCGCAATCCGAAACACTGGTGGCGGTCCAGTTGCTTTCCGGCCGCAAACACCAAATTCGTGTTCAGTTTGCAAACTTGGGGCATCCCGTTTGGGCCGACCGAAAGTATGGTGGGCGACACTCAATGGATGTCGGCATCGGGCTGCACAGTTTGCAGTTGGCCATCAACCATCCCACACTTCCCGAACGCAAGCTCTTCAAAGCACCCTTGCCAAAATCATGGCACCGATTTGGTAAACTGGTGCAACCGATGAATCAAATTCACCATCACGCGAACCGTTTGTTGAGTCCCCCCTAACGGATTGAAATGAGAAGGAACGCGAAGTCACCAGCCGCTCCCTTTGTGCCAAACAAGATCGTTTCCGGCGGTCAGACAGGGGTTGACCGCGCTGGACTTGAGTGTGCGATTGCGTTGGGCATCGAGCACGGTGGGTGGTGCCCAGCGGCGAGGTTGTCCGAAGATGGTTCGATCCCAAGTCGCTACATGCTGACCGAAACCGACTCGCGAGATTACCCCGCACGCACCGAATTGAATGTCGTGGACAGCGACGCAACGCTTATTCTCTACGAACGGAAATTGACTGGCGGGACGTTGTTGACGTATCGAATTTGTCGCCGGTTGAGCAAAGACTTTTTGCTCGCGCGTCTCGATCGTGACGACGTTGATCTGGCGCGACAATGGATCGATAGCTTACGGCCAGAGACGCTTAATGTCGCAGGACCTCGCGAAAGTACGTCGCCCGGAATCGAACGGCGGTCGATGATGTTTCTGATGCAAGTGTTCGCAAACCGTTAGCCTGGATAGGTTCTTAAAGCACTGGGCAGACGTCAAACCATTCCCGGTCTTGCTTGTACATCCACTGCGTCGATTCGGGTGGCCCCCACAATCCCGTTTCGTACTCATACAGCGGCGGTGCTGCAGGGCTTCGCCACGCAGCGAGGATGGGGTCGATGATCCCCCACGCCAATTCAACTTCATCACTTCGAGCAAACAAACTGGCGTCACCGGTCAACGCATCCAACAGCAACCGTTGATAGGAATCCGGCAGCGACTTGCCGCCCGGCGTATTGCTGAAGCTGAAATCCAAGGTGCTGGTTCGCGTTTTCATTTCCGAATCGGGCACCTTCGTTTCAAAGTGCAGCTGAATTCCTTCAGCCGGCTGGACCTGCATCACCAATCGGTTCCCCACCGGTTCGCGTGTCTTTTCGCCGAACAGGATATGGGGAACGTTCTTGAATTGAACAACAATCTGCGTTGTTCGGCATGACATCCCTTTGCCGCTACGGAGATAAAAGGGCACCCCTTTCCAACGCCAATTGTCACAGTAGAGCTTCAAGACCGCGTAGGTTTCGGTATCGCTATTGGCCGGCACGCCTTCTTCTTTTAGGTACCCTTTGTATTGCCCGCGAACGGTGTCGGAGGCGAAGTCACCGCCCGTCATCCTGCGAATGCTGTGCAGCACTTTCACCTTTTCGTCTCGTACCATCGCCGCATCATAACGAGCGGGCGGTTCCATCGCGGTGATCATCATCAACTGCAAAAGATGGTTTTGAAACATGTCACGCAAAATTCCTGCCGTGTCATAGTATCCCGCTCGCCGACCAATTACGACTTCTTCCGCGACCGTAATTTGAACGTGATCCACATAACGCCGATTCCAGATAGGTTCGAAGATCAGATTCGCAAACCGAAGGGCAAAGATGTTCTGTACCGTTTCTTTGCCAAGATAGTGGTCGATGCGGTAGATCTGATCTTCGCGGAACACTCCGTGAATCGAGGCATTGAGTGCACGAGCCGACTTCAAATCGGTACCGAACGGTTTTTCGATGATCACGCGTCGAAAACCTGTTTCGTCGTTATTCAAGCCGGCTGCGCCCAGCTGTTTGATTGCTTCCTCGTACAATTGAGGCATGGTCGACAAATAGTACAACCTCCCCGAATGATGCTCGGGTTCGATCGTGTCTAAGAATTCGGCAAGCGATTCGAAGTCGTCTGCATTTTTGATATCACCTGGCAGGTAGTAAAGCGTGTCAGCGAAACGAGCCCATGTTTCATTGTCAAAACAATCGTTGGCGAATTCTTCAACGCTGGTGCGAAGTGAATCTCGCCATTGTTGGTGTTCGAAATTGCTCCGGGAAACACCGACGATCAGTGAACCTTCGGGAAGTCGGTTTTTTTGAAACAATCGGTAAAGTGCCGGAATCAGTTTGCGGCTGGTCAAATCGCCTGAGGCGCCAAAGATGACAATTGTGTTGGCCATA from Novipirellula artificiosorum encodes the following:
- a CDS encoding DUF1559 domain-containing protein; its protein translation is MLLPQTRLLQRSAILSTCLLLTAVCSAQSNSSRSGVSKIGSEYIPTDAVVTVVMTVADTIANPVAEMYPIEVAEAWCKEHVGIVPSNVDRLKVVAGAPGPGGPMLAIIVSLRNDGSIDNVNANLLASKEPIDVDGHSAYRLRNPPDTAMMFQDARTLVIATDNYLDAVLRAASPESPNGPLAKMAAAVSHTGNVSMLMAVEPVRPLIKGALQSKADQVPPPLQEFTKIPDLLDAVLVQIDLANEVDGAKLIMLGRDDASAEQLSAILDRGLQMGRQIGLAQANQQLQGDDAVTEASRAYADRMADRILQLLTPERDGRKLTISGPATTGIATQGVLVGLLLPAVQAAREAARRTTSANHMKQLALAIHNHHSVYKRMPGTINDPNGKPLLSWRVEILPFLEHQALYERFHLDEAWDSPHNRELITEMPETFVNPRLSVEPGSTVYREPSGDEYVFSPGKEVRFRDIMDGTANTILLLETNAEHAAIWTQPDGLAIDPDNPMSFADGLPGFHACLADGSIRLLTNELDPKTFKAMLTKAGKEVVRF
- a CDS encoding alpha/beta hydrolase; this translates as MLRHYNRPLSTLAFLMAMAISVCAEPATSIEAPSEKLSSPHASTLPPPQQINAALPANLPAQLGDRIWLINTRSMTQCTCCADLDAPAFTVARMTCNGATTRSSLGEYLAEIRSDRPLVIYVHGYRFDYCEAVERGLYVYRQTEARRCSGPVDWVIWSWPSERTEFITRDVREKAKYADTQGLYLAWLLREQVRRSVKTKLIGYSLGGRVVTGSLHALAGGSLGHRTLPGESVRSAKVDVGLIAPAVERDWLSPGEYHGLATSNIEDLLLMYNQRDIVLKRYWFIDKVRGAVALGLGRMQSFAPRVDGTQINLRARDCSRSIGIAHDELDYYKQSCGAGREMAKLISDPSVGQR
- a CDS encoding transglutaminase-like domain-containing protein gives rise to the protein MYSKKSARPIVNRRTLLSTALWCAGVGALRWSRQSVADDTVVSGSPGTEEEPSGSSDGTADASRITYDSPQTNTWRIGMVLDPPVTCTDVFATFPVPTNWPEQKVTVVSQTIDPLVAGWEVRELASGVKQVACRMPRVPAGTRAEISFTMQIERSRMLAPERTDDLVIPLRPDRELRAYFGNSPNIDATNSIIRAASRELAAMEAENDWQRVEQIYDYVREKVEYVEGDLKNASVALRDGKGDCEEMTSLFVALCRNAKVPSRMVWIPGHCYPEFYLEDGEGNGHWFPCQAAGTRQFGQMDEYRPVLQKGDRFKVPEKRTPVRYVAEFFKCERKGKSNPNPEFIRQVVP
- a CDS encoding leucine-rich repeat domain-containing protein, giving the protein MTAETPDQNDDSSPLELDQEGVASEMWDADSLEAFQAQQGLAKQRRRRAMLVALLAVSFVGTVVYAWKNNGEPAPVTIDLAPEIKFERLLFRLKMEHNKKLHIEDFIVTDDMLKQLEAYPEFETVILDQGQVSDASMKVLCSLPNLQHLRLRLSPISDEGLKTLGGCQSLWFLNLPHSLCTSAGVAELKAIPQLRQLRLGSRNLSNEVTRDIATLKTLRGIHLIDVPVTDEGLKTLTTLPYLESLYLDNSAVTEIGWQWLYANHPQLHVHVNQRHNDYDPKAHNHH
- a CDS encoding M24 family metallopeptidase produces the protein MNPRIEALRSLLDSLKVDAMLVTDEINVRYLSGFTGDSSYLLIGPSETRMLSDGRYEIQLAEECPGLQTLIRPPSQLLVDLVQEVINSSPYGPIGIEAGHVTLAQYREWCEKCPSVEWIETSSTVEQLRMVKDEGEIKIIREAVSIAERCFQSLMPMLTTKWTERQIAHELESRMRFLGAESASFKPIVALDAAAALPHYQPAEVNIPSTGTLLIDWGAKFQGYASDLTRTMTIGPISQAFQRVYSAVLEAQLAAIEAIRPGVEGKQVDAIARGMLEKAGFGNEFNHGLGHGIGLQIHESPRMSANCDQILQPGMIVTVEPGVYLRDQFGIRIEDDCLVTATGCEVLSGLAKGLDDCRVVL
- the accB gene encoding acetyl-CoA carboxylase biotin carboxyl carrier protein, with amino-acid sequence MSKGGKPSQNVFDIERLRTIIELMEEHELSEVDLQQGDEKIKLNRGAAAPAVVHHAAAAAISSPATAVPASETDKHAGTVTINAPMVGTFYAKATPESPPFVKVGQRVSEDTIVCIVEAMKVFNEIPAECSGTITEILVVDQQAVDFGKPMFRVDPNA